The following coding sequences lie in one Alicyclobacillus curvatus genomic window:
- a CDS encoding UDP-N-acetylmuramoyl-tripeptide--D-alanyl-D-alanine ligase has product MTPLSAAHVARITNGKVISGRPDVLVRDLSIDSRSVLPGDMFVAFEGATVDGHRFVAQALEKGASGAIVTRPLEQDVPVDTKPIVLVEDALVAVQQLAIHERQSFQGPVIGVTGSNGKTTTKDMISTVFSTGGPCLATRGNLNTELGLPLTLLGRAGTEWSMVLEMGMRGLGQIAELCRIAQPTAGIITNIGHSHLELLGSQERIADAKGELLESLPKDGIAALTFGDPWLERIQSRTSARVLWYGLSNAADAYASDLESTEQGTRFIANVLGQSVPVNLPARGQHNVINAMGALLLGSVHGLSLKQMAEALHNLAPSVGRLRVISGHSERVIIDDCYNASPLSMRASLGVLMEQAQGATTVAVLGDMFELGSYERQGHQEVGEFCAEIGIGEVIAVGERAVWIAEAAKSAGHTRVQYFASKTELLRHLEQVIPTHSTVLVKASRGMAMEDIVSSLAKA; this is encoded by the coding sequence ATGACTCCCTTATCCGCCGCTCACGTGGCGAGAATTACAAACGGCAAAGTTATTTCGGGGCGTCCCGATGTCCTTGTCCGCGACTTGTCTATCGACAGCCGCTCCGTTTTGCCTGGTGACATGTTTGTGGCATTTGAAGGGGCAACTGTCGACGGGCACAGATTTGTCGCACAGGCTCTGGAAAAAGGTGCAAGTGGAGCTATTGTTACTCGTCCCCTCGAACAGGACGTCCCTGTCGACACAAAGCCGATTGTCCTCGTCGAAGATGCACTCGTCGCTGTGCAGCAGTTAGCTATCCACGAGCGACAGTCATTTCAGGGACCGGTTATCGGCGTTACAGGGAGTAACGGCAAGACAACCACCAAGGATATGATATCGACCGTATTTTCCACGGGCGGACCGTGCCTTGCCACTCGAGGGAACCTGAACACGGAACTCGGATTGCCGCTGACGCTGCTCGGACGTGCAGGAACAGAGTGGTCGATGGTGCTTGAGATGGGCATGCGTGGATTGGGGCAAATTGCTGAACTTTGCAGAATCGCACAGCCAACGGCCGGCATCATCACCAACATCGGACACAGTCACCTGGAGTTGCTGGGAAGTCAGGAGCGAATCGCTGACGCGAAAGGAGAACTGCTCGAATCGCTGCCAAAAGATGGCATCGCCGCGCTTACCTTTGGCGATCCGTGGCTGGAGCGGATTCAGTCACGCACGAGTGCCCGGGTTCTATGGTACGGTCTGTCTAACGCTGCGGATGCATATGCTTCCGACCTTGAGTCCACAGAACAAGGGACGCGATTCATCGCAAACGTGCTTGGTCAATCTGTTCCGGTGAACCTGCCTGCAAGAGGACAGCACAACGTTATCAACGCGATGGGAGCTCTACTTCTCGGCAGTGTCCACGGACTGAGCCTCAAGCAAATGGCAGAAGCCCTTCACAATCTTGCACCCTCGGTGGGGCGTTTACGGGTGATAAGCGGCCACAGCGAGCGCGTTATCATCGATGACTGCTATAATGCCAGCCCACTGTCGATGAGGGCAAGCCTTGGTGTGCTAATGGAGCAAGCGCAAGGGGCCACCACGGTGGCGGTACTCGGCGACATGTTCGAACTTGGCAGTTATGAGCGCCAAGGGCACCAGGAGGTCGGGGAATTTTGCGCAGAAATTGGTATCGGCGAGGTCATTGCTGTGGGAGAGCGCGCCGTATGGATTGCAGAAGCTGCAAAATCGGCAGGCCACACACGGGTGCAGTACTTTGCCAGCAAGACGGAATTGCTTCGGCACCTTGAACAAGTCATACCGACCCATTCCACTGTGCTCGTGAAGGCTTCCCGCGGCATGGCCATGGAAGACATTGTGTCGTCTCTAGCCAAAGCGTAG
- a CDS encoding D-alanine--D-alanine ligase: MATVTKIRVGVVFGGKSGEHEVSIESAKSVIEALDGNKYDVIPIAIDKQGRWSAGERALRVLEGGWATLQTPRTDANGMQTAPPSSPASSAASMGSSSEEVSQTVQTAQASVIPERVMDSIDVLFPVLHGSYGEDGTVQGMFELLDVPYVGAGVAASSVGMDKILMKRMFAAMGLPQVDYVYCTRTEWETNPTAVTTRVEERLGYPCFVKPANLGSSVGISKAKSQAELHKAIDTAAKYDRKVIVEQGVDVREVEVAVLGNDTPKASVPGEVIPCNEFYDYRAKYLDGESTLMIPAPISDELTEEIRRLAVEAYKAIDCSGLARVDFFIEKGTDRVLLNEINTMPGFTKFSMYPKLWEATGVRYAALIDQLLSYAIERAGERRRSQIEFDV, encoded by the coding sequence TTGGCAACTGTGACGAAGATACGAGTTGGCGTCGTTTTTGGCGGGAAGTCTGGGGAACACGAAGTCTCTATTGAGAGTGCGAAATCAGTGATTGAGGCTTTGGATGGAAACAAATACGATGTCATTCCAATAGCCATTGATAAACAAGGCCGATGGTCAGCCGGCGAACGGGCCCTTCGCGTGCTCGAAGGCGGCTGGGCGACTTTGCAGACCCCGCGTACCGATGCGAACGGAATGCAAACTGCACCCCCCAGCAGCCCTGCCTCTAGCGCTGCATCTATGGGTTCGTCATCGGAAGAGGTCTCGCAGACCGTGCAGACGGCCCAGGCAAGCGTCATCCCTGAGCGTGTGATGGACAGCATTGACGTACTGTTTCCGGTCCTGCACGGATCGTACGGTGAAGACGGGACTGTTCAGGGTATGTTCGAGCTTCTCGATGTCCCTTATGTGGGTGCTGGCGTTGCGGCTTCTTCAGTCGGTATGGACAAAATTCTGATGAAGCGGATGTTTGCCGCTATGGGGTTGCCGCAAGTCGACTATGTCTATTGCACGAGGACGGAATGGGAGACCAACCCGACGGCAGTAACGACAAGGGTCGAAGAACGTCTCGGCTATCCGTGTTTTGTCAAACCAGCGAATCTTGGTTCAAGTGTCGGCATTTCAAAGGCAAAGTCGCAGGCTGAACTCCATAAAGCGATTGATACAGCAGCGAAATATGACCGCAAGGTGATTGTTGAACAAGGCGTTGACGTTCGTGAAGTCGAAGTCGCGGTCCTTGGCAATGATACCCCGAAAGCCTCTGTACCTGGTGAAGTGATTCCATGCAACGAATTCTATGACTACCGGGCCAAATACTTAGATGGAGAATCCACGCTGATGATTCCGGCACCGATTTCTGATGAACTAACAGAGGAAATCAGGCGACTCGCTGTTGAAGCTTACAAAGCCATCGATTGCAGCGGTTTGGCGAGGGTTGATTTCTTTATTGAGAAAGGTACGGACCGTGTGTTGCTCAACGAGATCAACACGATGCCTGGGTTCACGAAATTCAGCATGTATCCCAAGCTCTGGGAAGCAACCGGTGTGAGGTATGCAGCGTTGATTGACCAACTGCTTTCTTATGCGATTGAGCGCGCAGGGGAGAGGCGAAGGTCACAGATTGAATTTGACGTCTAG
- a CDS encoding AraC family transcriptional regulator — translation MQGDCTHGAIVLGAGYAIHDAPFYASNREGLTSYLIRLQTEGTANMLIDKTSTEVGPGDVVLYAPGDPYVLSIGDSGMSGSVSGDFFVFCRGRWMDKWWSSETRPRRANIPLSDETLGLWRQLVWHHNGVSRHKAETEDYILRALCLHLDDVMQVWDATPTTAESLVAYQMKAFLVQHVGDDITIQDVALHVGLSISRAVHLFKETFDQTMVQFLQETRLGMACDRIRFSRMTLEEAAESSGFRSYSYFYRLFRNRFGMSPKQFRANMK, via the coding sequence GTGCAAGGAGATTGTACACACGGAGCGATTGTACTCGGAGCAGGTTATGCGATTCACGACGCGCCGTTTTACGCTTCCAACCGGGAAGGGCTCACTTCCTACCTGATTCGCCTGCAAACAGAAGGTACGGCGAACATGCTGATTGACAAAACGTCCACCGAAGTGGGACCGGGAGACGTGGTTTTGTACGCCCCTGGAGACCCCTATGTCCTCTCAATTGGTGATTCGGGTATGAGTGGTTCAGTGAGCGGGGACTTCTTTGTGTTTTGTCGGGGACGGTGGATGGATAAGTGGTGGTCATCAGAGACTCGACCGAGGCGTGCCAACATCCCCTTATCGGACGAGACCCTCGGACTGTGGCGACAGTTGGTGTGGCATCACAACGGTGTCTCGAGGCATAAGGCCGAGACAGAAGACTACATCTTGCGTGCACTCTGTCTGCATTTGGATGACGTGATGCAGGTGTGGGATGCGACACCGACGACTGCGGAGTCGCTTGTCGCGTACCAAATGAAGGCCTTTCTTGTGCAGCACGTCGGGGACGATATCACGATTCAGGATGTCGCTTTGCATGTGGGTCTCAGCATTTCTCGCGCTGTCCACCTCTTTAAGGAAACCTTTGACCAAACGATGGTGCAGTTTTTGCAAGAAACGCGCCTTGGTATGGCTTGTGATCGCATTCGATTTAGCCGCATGACGCTCGAGGAAGCAGCCGAGTCGTCAGGATTTCGCAGTTATTCCTACTTTTATCGACTGTTTCGCAACCGCTTTGGCATGTCCCCTAAACAATTCCGTGCCAACATGAAATAG
- a CDS encoding ABC transporter ATP-binding protein has translation MTSVFRRLFRFYRPYLGWLYVSLALLVIATALGLVYPYLLKTIVNQVIMAGHYQQLPLLVAGILVAALFKGIFNFSFQYLGQVFGAKSGLDLRNALYRKLNMQPFSYYDQVHTGDLMSRMTADLDAFRMFLAFGINNLVNLVLIIIFGIGLMVSMNGWLALVIACLMPILAVTAVRFDGRLRPTYRHIRKTLGTLNSGVQETIMGMRTVKSFAKEDREITKFTDRNDAYFDANMDATQLWKKFFPFIEFVGNFGVVLILFVGGILVMHHKSMNLGDLVAFLSVVWSLIWPLSNLGFFLNNLTQAVAAGDRLLEVLESPDELADHGAEHQAPIRGHVEFDSVTMRYGTETVLKDVSLTAEPGETIALVGLTGAGKSTIVNLLPRFYDVESGQVKIDGVNVRDWDLQSLRNQIAVVFQEPFLFSTTIFSNIAYGNPNATMDDVRRAAEMADAAEFIERLPEGYYTLVGERGLGLSGGQKQRLALARAILMNPSVLVLDDATSAVDMETEYKIQQDLERVMSGRTTFIIAHRISSVKRANQILVIEQGRVVQRGTHDELLQQTGGLYRQIFDMQFQDFESVTQSAVRGGSVALSGGGAAHE, from the coding sequence ATGACGAGTGTGTTTCGGCGGCTCTTCAGATTCTACCGTCCCTATCTCGGGTGGCTATACGTGAGCCTTGCGCTCCTGGTCATCGCGACAGCTTTGGGACTCGTCTATCCGTATTTACTGAAGACGATTGTAAATCAGGTCATCATGGCAGGACATTATCAGCAACTGCCGCTGCTTGTGGCAGGAATCCTTGTTGCCGCACTCTTCAAAGGTATCTTTAACTTCTCATTCCAGTACTTAGGCCAAGTGTTTGGCGCGAAATCTGGTCTCGACCTGCGCAATGCGCTCTATCGGAAGTTGAACATGCAACCATTTTCGTATTATGACCAGGTTCATACGGGAGATTTGATGTCGCGTATGACGGCCGACTTGGATGCGTTTCGTATGTTCCTCGCCTTCGGCATTAACAACCTCGTCAACCTGGTACTGATTATCATATTCGGCATCGGCCTGATGGTGTCAATGAACGGCTGGCTGGCTCTGGTTATTGCGTGTCTGATGCCGATTCTCGCCGTAACGGCTGTGCGGTTTGACGGGCGATTGCGTCCAACTTACCGTCACATCCGAAAGACGCTCGGTACGTTGAACTCTGGTGTGCAGGAAACCATCATGGGGATGCGCACGGTCAAGTCGTTCGCGAAGGAAGACCGTGAAATCACGAAGTTCACGGACAGAAACGACGCGTACTTTGACGCAAACATGGATGCCACGCAGTTGTGGAAGAAATTCTTTCCTTTTATCGAGTTTGTCGGGAATTTTGGTGTTGTCCTAATTTTGTTCGTCGGCGGCATTTTGGTCATGCATCACAAAAGTATGAACCTGGGCGATCTCGTTGCCTTTCTAAGTGTCGTCTGGTCCCTGATATGGCCGCTTTCCAACCTCGGGTTCTTTCTCAACAATTTGACCCAGGCGGTTGCCGCAGGTGACAGGTTGCTTGAAGTTCTTGAGTCACCGGATGAGTTGGCAGACCACGGTGCAGAACATCAGGCACCGATTCGTGGGCACGTCGAGTTTGACAGTGTGACAATGCGCTATGGCACGGAAACGGTACTGAAGGATGTATCGCTGACGGCAGAGCCCGGCGAGACCATCGCACTTGTCGGTCTGACTGGGGCGGGCAAATCTACAATTGTGAATTTGCTGCCACGGTTTTACGATGTCGAGAGTGGACAGGTCAAAATTGACGGCGTCAACGTGCGTGATTGGGACTTGCAAAGCCTCCGTAATCAAATTGCCGTCGTGTTTCAGGAGCCATTTCTGTTTTCAACGACCATCTTTTCGAACATCGCCTACGGCAATCCGAATGCAACCATGGATGATGTGCGGCGGGCTGCGGAGATGGCGGACGCTGCTGAGTTCATCGAGCGATTGCCAGAAGGCTACTATACCTTGGTGGGAGAACGTGGTCTCGGTTTATCCGGTGGTCAGAAGCAAAGGCTTGCGCTCGCTCGAGCAATTCTCATGAATCCTTCCGTGTTGGTACTCGATGACGCCACAAGTGCTGTAGATATGGAGACGGAATACAAAATTCAACAGGATTTAGAACGAGTGATGAGCGGGCGGACAACGTTTATCATTGCGCATCGAATTTCGTCGGTCAAACGCGCGAATCAAATCCTTGTGATTGAACAGGGACGCGTTGTCCAGCGCGGCACACACGATGAACTGCTACAGCAAACAGGCGGCTTGTACCGCCAGATATTTGACATGCAGTTCCAAGACTTTGAGTCTGTGACACAGTCGGCCGTGAGGGGCGGGAGTGTCGCTCTGTCAGGCGGGGGGGCCGCTCATGAGTAA
- a CDS encoding ABC transporter ATP-binding protein, with protein MSKPQTTTTLASADGTAPHTDAGLRAPFIYKDDEALEKKFQLGQMRRLFRYVTNYPKLIVLALIATLGNLVATLFGPYMVGKVIDTAISQGDVHRLLMDSVLLLALYLLNFVASHYRIYLTNLLGQRVIQGLRAELFSHVQRLSMGFFESRPAGSVLVRIMNDVNSLQDLFTNGVINSITNVFTLIGIVVIMLSLNARLALVTMIIVPIMFLLSTRLTITIRRAWQQVRVRLSRLNAHLAEAIQGMRVTEAYTRQDENQEFFQGMSFDYMRYFLRAQRRSILFGPLVDFTSAVGSAVLFLYGVHLLRTPGSTVTVGLLVAFANYLGNFWQPISQLGQLYNQLLVAMASSERIFQYLDTEPTVKDAPHAGRLPEINGSVEFLDVTFEYEPGRKAIEDIEFRAEPGQTIALVGHTGAGKSTVMNLLARFYDPTSGRILIDGTDIRTITSDSLRSQVGIVLQDTFIFSGTIMDNIRYGNPGASDDDVMAAATAVYADEFIRELEDGYHTEVRERGSRLSMGQRQLLSFARAILADPRILILDEATASIDTYTEHLIQRGLQVLLSGRTAFVVAHRLSTIRGAEQILVFDQGHIVERGTHAELMRQRGHYYSLVEAQYQFLA; from the coding sequence ATGAGTAAGCCGCAAACGACAACAACACTTGCATCTGCAGATGGGACTGCTCCGCATACAGATGCAGGACTTCGGGCTCCTTTTATTTACAAAGATGATGAAGCGCTCGAGAAAAAATTTCAATTGGGTCAAATGAGGCGGCTGTTTCGCTATGTCACGAACTACCCGAAGCTGATTGTACTCGCTCTCATTGCGACACTTGGTAACCTCGTAGCGACGCTGTTTGGGCCGTACATGGTCGGAAAAGTCATCGACACGGCCATCTCACAGGGTGATGTGCACCGGCTGCTCATGGATTCCGTACTGCTGCTTGCGCTCTACTTACTGAATTTCGTGGCGAGCCACTACCGAATCTATTTGACAAATTTGCTTGGGCAGCGCGTGATTCAAGGCCTGCGAGCGGAGTTGTTCAGCCACGTACAGCGACTGTCGATGGGTTTCTTTGAAAGCAGACCCGCGGGGTCCGTACTGGTACGCATCATGAACGACGTCAACTCGTTGCAAGACTTGTTTACAAACGGTGTCATCAACAGCATTACCAACGTGTTCACGTTGATTGGCATTGTCGTCATCATGCTTTCTTTGAATGCTCGTTTGGCGCTTGTGACGATGATAATCGTACCCATCATGTTTTTGCTGTCGACGCGCCTGACTATCACCATCCGGCGAGCTTGGCAGCAGGTGCGCGTCCGCCTCTCGCGGTTGAATGCACACCTGGCCGAAGCAATTCAGGGCATGCGTGTGACAGAGGCTTATACCCGCCAGGACGAAAATCAGGAGTTTTTCCAGGGTATGAGCTTCGACTATATGCGTTACTTCCTACGAGCACAACGACGCAGTATTCTGTTTGGGCCACTCGTGGACTTTACAAGCGCAGTTGGAAGTGCGGTGTTATTCCTTTACGGCGTGCATCTGTTGAGGACGCCAGGCAGTACCGTAACCGTCGGTTTGCTCGTCGCGTTTGCCAATTATCTTGGGAACTTTTGGCAGCCGATATCGCAACTCGGTCAGTTGTATAACCAGTTGCTTGTTGCGATGGCGTCATCGGAACGCATCTTCCAGTACCTTGACACAGAACCTACGGTTAAGGATGCACCTCATGCTGGGAGATTGCCGGAAATCAACGGATCGGTCGAGTTTTTGGACGTTACTTTCGAATACGAACCTGGCCGCAAAGCGATTGAAGACATCGAGTTTCGTGCCGAGCCGGGCCAGACCATAGCCCTAGTTGGCCACACCGGTGCCGGGAAGAGCACAGTGATGAACCTCTTGGCTCGGTTCTATGACCCGACTAGCGGGCGAATTTTGATTGACGGGACCGACATCCGCACGATTACATCCGACAGCCTGCGGTCGCAGGTCGGTATCGTCCTGCAGGATACGTTCATCTTCTCAGGTACGATTATGGATAACATTCGGTACGGGAACCCAGGGGCGTCCGACGATGACGTGATGGCAGCTGCGACGGCAGTGTATGCAGACGAGTTTATTCGCGAATTGGAAGACGGCTACCACACGGAAGTCCGGGAACGAGGCAGTCGACTCTCCATGGGGCAGCGGCAATTGTTGTCGTTCGCCCGGGCCATCTTGGCAGACCCGCGCATCTTGATTCTCGACGAAGCCACGGCCAGCATCGACACGTACACCGAGCACCTGATTCAACGAGGGCTGCAGGTTCTCCTCTCCGGTCGCACCGCCTTTGTTGTGGCACACAGGTTGTCGACGATTCGCGGGGCTGAACAAATTCTCGTTTTCGACCAAGGGCACATCGTCGAACGTGGTACGCACGCTGAACTCATGCGTCAGCGCGGGCACTACTACAGCCTGGTGGAAGCACAGTATCAATTCCTCGCTTAG